GGTGCTGCTCATATAGCTTGTACTGTTGAAATGTTTTATGAAAAAGATTTTTATGATGTGGTAGTGATTGATGAATCACAGATGATTGCTGATAAAGATCGTGGGTTTTCTTGGTATAAAGCCATTACAAAAGCAAATGCAAAAGAAGTTCATATTATATGCAGCTTTAATGCAAAACCAATGATTTTGCAGCTTCTCGGTGACTCTGATATTGAAATCCATGAATATATTAGAGATATCCCTCTAGAAGTTGAACCACAGCTATTTCGCCTGAATCAAACGAGAAGGGGGATGCTCTAGTTTGCTTTTCGAGGAAAAGAGTGCTTGAGACAGCTTCTGAGCTGCAAAGAACAGGTCGTCAAGTTAGTATGATATATGGAAGCATGCCTCCAGAAACAAGAAAAAAACAAATGCAGAGATTTATTAACGGTGAGACGACCGTTATCGTAGCGACAGACGCAATTGGCATGGGACTAAATTTACCTATACGTCGAATTGTCTTTTTAGAAAATGATAAGTTTGACGGTACAAGAAGAAGGTGGCTCACCTCACAAGAAGTAAAACAGATTGCTGGCCGTGCCGGCAGAAGAGGAATTTATAATATTGGGAAGGTAGCATTTGTACACAACCCAAAATCAATGGCACGCCTGCTAGACCAAGAGGATCAACCACTTCAAGGATTCGCGATTGCTCCGACAACAGGTGTACTTGAACGGTTCCAAAAATATTCGAGAAAGCTTGGTTTGTTTTTTTATTTATGGGATCAATTTAAAAGTCCAAAGGGAACAAAAAAAGCTTCTCTTGCAGAAGAAAAGCTATTGTACGAAATGATTGAAGACACAATCATCGAAGCAAAACTATCTATGGCAGATTTATATGGCTTTTTACATTTACCATTCTCAACGAATGAACCAACCCTTAGAGCTCAATGGAAACAAAAGCTAGAAGCAATTGTTGATGTAGAGGACCTACCTGATCCTTTAATTAAAGATTCAGGTTTAGAAGAGCTTGAACTCTCTTATAAATCAATTGGTCTCCATTTATTATTTTTATATAAATTAGGTCGGAACACTGAAGCTCATTACTGGGAAAGACTACGTGAAGAAATTAGTGACAAAATTCATGAGCAGCTAAAGTCTGGTGTACAAATAACAAAGAAAGTATGTAAAGTGTGCGGGAAAAATTTGTCTCATAAATTTAAGTTTCAAATATGTAATGAATGCCATTTTGAACGACAAGAAAGGAAAGAAAAAAAGAAATCACGTTAATGAGAAGAGGATAACAAACAGGACTTAATCCTTGTAGTTATCCTCCTATTTATATTTAGTTGATGTCTACTTTTCCACTTGAAACATCTATGTTGACTTGGTGTTTACCAGAACCGTAAACACCATACATTTGATCTGAATTCTTTTGTAATTCTTTTAAATCAAAGTCAGAAGAAATGTGACCACTTCCAATACTTCCATTAAGTGTAAAGTCAGCATTTGATGGAAGATTGATCGTTGCTAAACCAGAGTTGATTTCAACATCGATTGAATCAATCAATTTGTTCATTTCTAAGTTTATTTTCCCGGAGGAAAGATCAGCCTCAACTTTCCCAGTATGTTCTTTAATCGTCAGATTTCCTGAGCTCATATCAAAAATTCCAGATTTAGTTGAGACAGATGAAAGATTAACATTTCCTGATGATCCGTCAAGCTCTAAATCATTTGCTGTTACCTTACTAATTTGGACATTACCCGAGCTCATATTAATCATTAAAGAATTCAATTTCATCTTTGACTGACCGTTAAAAGAAACATTACCCGAGCCACTATCAATGATAAGTTCCTTTTGATAATCCTCCGGAATATATATGGTAATTTCAGTCTTGTTAAACATTGAAAATAGGTTAAACCATTTTTGAGATTTTGATTCGACTTTAATTGTATCTCCATTTTCTGTTACCACTACTTTTCCTTTTCCTTCTAACTCAGCTCTTACCTGATCCGTATTTTCAGGAACTATTTTCGTGCTAGCTCCGGAAATATCTAATTCAATTTTATCAACTTTATTTGAAACCTCTGCTGAAGAGCCATTTCCTCCGAAAACAAACCATGTTGTGTTTGAATGAATAATGAGGAACAAACCTCCAATAAAAAATAAAAGCAAAAATAATTTTTTCATCATTTAATCTTTCCTTTCGGTACAATTAGTTGTTATTTATATCTTAAGAAAAAGGAAGGAACACAACAATGAACCCTAGCTTTATTTTGACTAGGGCTAGAGGCGTAGTATGTTTATATGTCATTGTTATCAACAGATGTAAGAAACTGATGGTAAAAAGAATCACTTGGAATGAGATGAACCAGTGATGCTTGAATTTTTGTGATGTGCGCTAAAGCTCTTGTTCCTAACCAGCTAGTTGGTAAAAATTCAGGAGGTAGCATGGGATCCTCTGCAAGAAGCATATCAAGAACTTCTTGGATTTCTAGATAGAAAATAAATAGTTTTAAAGGATCTTGCAGGTTTTCTTTTAAATAAGGATGGAGCTTTGGTTCATATTCACTTTTAATCCAGTCAAGTTTTTCTCTGTAGATGTTATGAATTCTTTCAAGATCCCATATTCTTGCTGCTTCATTTGGTCCTTTGGCTCCTTGATTATGGACCTTGTTTAAAAGAAATTCATCACTAACAAGAATGGTTACATATTCTTCAATCTCTAATGTATCTATCATATTTAGTACCTTGTTTGTTAGATTCCAAGGATAAATATAAACACTATTATATAATTGGCCGAAGCCAAGTTGGATGAGTTGTCTTCGAAAGGCATCTCTTTTTTTCGTTCTGTTTCAGGGATCTCAGTTAAAATCATGTACCATTTGTTATTCCAACGATGCTGATAAAAATTTTCTGTTCGTTCAATCGTGGTGATGAAATCCCGTCCATATGTAGTTATTGCATAAACTGAACGCTCAGGTGAAGTAATGAATTTTTCTTTTTTTAATTTCGATAACATATTCCGAATCGATTGAGGAGTATAGTTTCTTGCCTCATAAATGCTAATTATCTTTTTCCCTTCTAATTGTTCTACCTTGGAAAGCAAATATAATATTTGTTTTTCTACCGTCACTTTAAACCTCCTGCATATAACCATGAAAAGTACGAGTGTATGTTTATTTGTTTATTTTATCATGATAGGTTGAAAAAATGGTATTCAGTAAAACGAGTTTTAAAAAAATGGTTGATGTTTCCAAAGGTATTTTTTATAATATAAAATATAACGTACGTTAATAAATTAATTATAAAAAAGCGAGGGAGAAAAGATGATAATGACAGAAGAAACACAATATCATGATTCTTACAATAAAAGTCTAGAGCTATGGCCGGTTGAGTATTCCACCTATTATGTGAACACCGCTCAAGGAAAAACACATATTATTGAAAGTGGTAACAAGACTGCTCCATCTTTAATTTTGTTGCATGGAGGTAGCATGAGTTCAACGATGTGGTACCCAAATGTAATGGAATGGAGTAAAAATTATAGGGTTATATGTGTGGATATATTAGGAGATAAAAATAAAAGTATACCCCAAATAGAATTTATAGATCGCCCCAGCTATGCGCTCTGGCTTAAAGATGTTTTAGATACATTGCAGATTAAAAAGGCAGATATTGTTGGGTTATCTTATGGAGCGTTAAATGTAGTTAACTTTCTTTTGTTTTATCCAGAAATAGTGAACCGGGTTGTTTTAATGAGTCCGGCTGCAACATACGTGCCGTTTGATTCTAAGTTTTATACACATGCATTTGGTATGGTGAAAAATCCAAGTGGTGTTCAATCGTTTTTAAACTGGATTTTTGATGATCGTTATAAGCCACATCCTTTTATAGCTGAACAATTAGTGGCGGCTATGAATTGGGTTGAACCTTCTAAAAGTACAGCACCGAAAGAAAATGGTTTTCCTTATGTGTTTACAGATGAGGAATTAGCTTCAATTAGGAACCCGATTTTATTAATGTTTGGTGAAAATGAAGTAATGTATAACGTTGATGAGGCTTACAAGCGTGCTGAGAATTCATCTCCTTGTATGACAGTAGAGTTGGTAGAAGAGGTAGGTCACCTTATGTCTATGGAAAACCCAAGTTACATTAATAGGCGAGTGCTAGAATTTCTATCCGAGCAAAGAAGGAACTTTTGAAGAGAAAGAATCAGCATAACATGCACAATCTGTCATCATCATTTAACTGATGACAGATTGTTATGTAATAACTAACAACTATTTCTTGTTTTCTTCATTTCTTTTTAACGTATTAGAAACATCTTTTAGATTTTCTTCTTCTGCCATTTCGGTACCAAAAGCTAGTCTAGAATTCAAAGCAGGACCTCTGCTTCTAGAAAGAGATGGAGTGTTTTGACGTTCTGCAACAAATAGATGGACAAAAACTTCTGCACCTGTAATGATAACTGCAGAGATGATACTTCCCCATGCTACTTGTAGATAGCTTTCAAACAGGAAGCTTCCAAAGACCCAAACACTAAGGTATGTGAGTAAAAAGTCAGCAACTGCAGCAGCTCTTTTACCTAACTGAGGTAAAATCACTAATTCCCCAACGGCGTATGAAACAATTGTGACAAATAAACTGAATGAAACGATATCAACGATTGTGGCATCAAAAAACAAATCTAGACCAATTCCAAAGGCAATCAGACATGATACAAATTTAATTAATAGTATTGTTGCATGATTCATGTAAAAACCTCCTCGTATGTTATTTTGGTCAAAACCGAGAAGTTCATTCAATTTTGGTTAACTATGAAGTTAAAAAAAGTTGATTCAATTGAATCAACTTTTCACTTAAAACGTATTAATTATCCTTTGATTTTGCTCTACTGATTTTCGTTCCTTTATACCAATTGAATATCGATAGCAAAGTAAACCTATAATACCAAGTCCAAAGTACACAACAGCCATAGCTTTAGAAGGAATAAATGCTCCTAGCGTTAAACCTAAGCTACCCAATAACATAGCCACGTTATAAGAAAGATTGTCTACTGCCATATATGAGGCTCTAGCTTGTTCATGAACAATTCCTGCTAAAATCGTTTGACGAACAGGTGAATACATTAGCTCTCCAAGAGTAAATAAAAGAGCTGATAAAACAAGTAAACTAAAAGAATTACTGAACGCAAGAACACTAAAGCTACAGGCGTAAATAGAAAGACCGATGCTTAAAATCACTTTTGGATTATATTTACTTAACCATTTCGATAAATATAAAGTGGTGCACACAATCGTAATAGTATTGATAAGCATCATTATTTCAAACATCTTAACCCCTGTTATTTCAATGGAGAAAAAGTGAGTGTGAAATTCATTTTTTAACCTTACTGCAACATATTTATCAAGTTGAAATTCCAATGACATTGTAAAAATAGTCGCTAGCACAAATAACATAAAACCACGATCTTTAAGTACAGCCATATAGTGATTGATAATTCCTACTTTTTGTTGAACTTCTTCAGAATCTATCTTAGTTTTAGTTAATGTCTCATCTATAAAAAAGATGATAAGAAGCAGAGTGATGCCACTGACAATAAGAAACAAAAGAAAAAGGATGAACTTATAATCTTCAAAAAGGAGACCACCAATTGCGGCGCCTAATGCAATCGAAATGTTACCAGTCCAATATCCGAGACCATAAATAAAGGGTCTTTCTTTTTCAGAGCTAATATCAATAATCATCGCATTTGCGGCAGGGCCAATTAAACTAGAGCTCATGTTACTTAAGACAAACATTAAATAAGTAATCCAAACGGAAGTAAGCCACGGAGAGTTAACAGATGCCATCACGGTTAGTGCGATGACCTGAATCACTTGAGCAATGACCATCATTTTTTTACGCCCCATACGATCCGAAAGGAAGCCTGAATATAACCCCACTACAATGGAGATAGAAATGTTTATCATTAGAAGTATCCCTGTCATACCGGCTCCAACATGACTACTAAAATAAATGGCCATAAACGGGAGAATGGACATTTGAGTAATGTCAGTAAAAAAATCTGTGATTAATCTAAGTTTTATCGTTGAATGTAAGTCACGAAATTTCATGCTATCTACCTTCTTTCTTCATTTTTTATTATAATGAAAAAAATAAGAAGAAAAACTGTAAACGATGTTAACATGATTTCGTATTTTAGGAGGAACTATGAATCTTATTGAACATTATGTTAATTTGCGATTAGCCTATCAAAAGTACAAGGAAGAAGAAAAGATTGAAACAACAACAGGGGAAATATCTCTTCATCTTTCCTGTACGATGCGAAATACAAATATTTTGATGAAGAAAATGATGGAATTAGGTTATCTAAAATGGATGCCCCAAAAAGGAAGAGGGAGAAAATCAACTTTACTTTTTCACCTATCATTACTGGAGGCAGCTACTAATAATGTACAAAGACTGCTTGCTGAAAAGAATTTTGAAGAAGCATACTCCTATATTTTGAGTATTCAATTTTCTCAAGTAATCAAAGAAAAACTCTTACATAATATGCACAGTCATTTTGGGTTAAAGTCTATCACTCACTCTACTGGTCGAAGAGATACATTAAAGATTCCTCAGAATATGAAAATTCATACGTTAGATCCTACTTTTGTTGGAATTGTTCATGAAGCCCACCTCGTACAGCATATTTTTGATACGCTTGTTCGCTATGATCGGGGAAGTAAATCCTATATTCCCGGCATTGCGCTGGCCTGGGAAGAGAATAATGGAACAGAATGGACCTTTTATTTACGCAAAGGTGTAATGTTTCACCACGGTCGAGTCCTTCAAGCGAAAGATGTTCAGTATACGATGGAGAGATTAAGGACAAATCAAAAAATTCCTTATCACACTCTGTTTGAATGTGTGGAAAAAGTAACAATGATAGATGATATAACTATACAGTTTACTTTGAATAAACCAAATTACATGTTTCTTGATGTTATGAGCAGCTTTTTCTCCTCCATTATTCCACATGATATTGAATTAGATCCTTTAAAGCCGATTGGAACAGGTCCATATCAAGTGGAAAAAAATGAAGAACATCTACTTGTGCTTGAGGCATTTCCTCATCACTTTCAAGGAAGACCTTTCTTAGATACAATTGAAGTTTGGCACATGCCAAATTTAAAGGAACAACCAGATAAGATAGAGGAAGAGGTTTATTCTGTGGAACATGATACAGCGACTTATCAAGAGCTTGGCAGCTTTTTTTTCGTGTTTAATTTGAATAAAAATGGGTGTCATCATCATAATAAAAATTTTCGTTTGGCTATTCAACAAATTATTGACCCATTCAAACTTGTAAATGAGCTTGGATATCCAAGAAAATATCCTGCATATAGCTTTAGGTTGGAACAAAGTAAACAAATTGTTAATCACCTACAGAATAATCTAGAAGAAGCAAAAAGACTGCTATCTTTAAGTGGTTATGAAGGACAAATACTTAAGGTGGCAACATTTGATTTTAAAGAAGCAAGAGAGGATATGGAATGGCTGAAAATGCATTGTCAGCAAATAGGTCTTAATATTGAGGTGTCCGTCATACAAGCCTCAGAAATCTATGAGAAAAAGGTACTTGGTCTCTACGATATCATTTATACTGGTGAAACGTTTGAGATAAATGAGGAACTTAGTCTTTATATGATGTATTCAAGTGATAATAGTGTGCTTCGAATGGCACTAGACTCTAAAACAAAACAACATATTGATATAGAGCTTAATTATTTAATATCCTTAGATGATTTAAATAAGCGTTCAGACGGGTTTCACAACATTGAAGATTGGTTAAGAGAAGAAGCGTATATCATTCAGACCTATCACACAATTGAAGAACAAAACTATCATAAGGCATTAAATGGTATCGAAGTTTCAGGATATGGCATGCCTGATTTACGTTCGCTATGGGTGAAGCCTGATATAGAGAGTTCATCAAGTTATTCAATTTATATTCCGTAGGTAAGTAAATCTTGGTAATTAAAAGGAGTGGGTTTTGTTGATAAAGTCCGAGGGTATTCATCATGTTAGTCTTTCTGTAATAGATTTAAACAAAGCAAAACATTTTTATGGGACAGTTTTAGGCTTTAAAGAAATAGAGCGACCGAAATTTGACTTTCCAGGTGCATGGTATCAAATTGGGCTCAGCAACTACATTTAATTGTGGATGAACTTTCTTCGACACTACGAAAAGTAAATCAATTGAACTCTAGAGAAGGTCACTTTGCTATTAGAGTAAATGATTATGAGGAAACTCTAGCGTACTTGAAGGACCAAGGAGTTCAAATTTTGGAAAAACCAAAAAGTAAAAGCGGATTTGCGCAAATTTTTTGCATGGACCCTGATTATAACTTAATTGAATTTAATGTAGATCAAGAAACGGTGAAATAAGTGAAATGTTGGGGAATGAAGACCGTATTGATTGAGAAATGGTTGAGAGATGTACCTCTTAAAGGTGATGAAGACCATGGAGAGAGAGAAATGGTTGAGAGATGTACTTCATCACGGGAATGAAGACCATATCATTTGATAATTCCAATAAAAATGTACTTCATTATATAATATGGTTCTTCATTGGAAGATGACAATTCCATTTTACCCGCATTACCCCTATGTTATTGAAAATCATGAAAATTAAAAAAGGATGAGCTTAACAAAGCTCATCCTTATACATTATTTAACATTCAAAAACTTCACACAAACCGGATCAGGAACAGATACTTGTGAGTCAAGCAAGCTAAGTTTACCTGATTCTGTATCTCGGGCAAATAACACAAGGTTACTGCTTTCTTGGTTAGATGCTACAATGAATTTTTCAGTAGGGTCCAGTGCGAAATCACGTGGCCAATTTCCTTCTGTTGATGTAAATTCTATAAATGAGAGCTCGCCATTTTCTTGATTTACACTATAAACAGCAATGCTATCATGCCCACGGTTGCCAGCATAAACAAAGCGGCCGTCAGATGAAATATGAATCGCACTTCCTTGACTATTTTCCGTGAAATCTTCAGGAATAGCCGGGCGTATTGAAGCTCTGTATACACGCCTGTGTCGGAATTATAGCTTAAAGTGATCACTTCATTACTTAGTTCTGTCATAACATAAGCATATTTTCCATTCGGATGGAATGTGATATGTCTTGGGCCACTACCAGATTTCACAAGTAACGTATGAGCTTCTTCCAGCTGTCCGTTGTTAATTTTATAAGTGATAATTTTATCAATTCCAAGATCAACTGCTACGACATATTTTTCATCAGGAGTAAAGCCTGAATAATGCGTATGAGGTTTTTCTTGCCTTTCATGTGGTCCCTGACCAGTATGTTCAATAACCGAAACAACAGAATTGATCGAGCCATCTTCATTCGTTAGAAAGGACTCTACTGTTCCTTTGTGGTAGTTAGCCGTCACAACGTGTTTGTTTTGACTGTCTACACTTACGTGACATGGTGAAGCACCGTCAAGCAGCTGTTGATTAATGGCTGTAAGGTCACCTGTTATACTGTCAACAGTATAGGATGCAACACCGCCTTGGTTTCCTTCCTTTACGACTGCATAAAGATTTTTATTGTCTTGGCTTAAATTTACATATGTAGGGTTGTCCAATTCAGCAACAGCTTTAACATCACTTATTTGTCCTGCATCTGTGTCTAAGGTAAAGCTGTAAACTCCTTTACTATCACCTTTTGTGTATGTACCAACATAACCGATTAATTTTGCCAATTTTTTAACTCCTTTCAAATGTACTATTTCTCATTATATCGTTAGTTTCATCTGTTCAACAACATTAATGGCTGTTTTTTGATATTGAGCCGAAGAGTTTCAAATTTACACTTGAAGTACAAAAAGATTCTATCAATTAATCAGGCTATGCTAATATAATAGTATTTATATGAAAATGAAAGGAAGTAAGATTCATGCTAAGGCGGTTTTATTCGTATTATATACCTCATAAGAAATTATTTATTATTGATTTTAGTAGTGCTATTATCGTGGCTCTTTTGGAGTTAGCATTTCCATTAGCTGTTCAGTGGTTTATCGATTCGTTGCTTCCTAGTGAAAACTGGTCGGCAATAGTTTCTGTTAGTATCGCCTTGCTTGTGTTATATATTATTAGCACGTTCTTACAATATATCGTGAATTATTGGGGACATATGCTTGGAATTAATATTGAAACAGATATGAGAAAACAATTGTTTCAACATGTGCAAAAGCAATCATTTAAGTTTTTTGACAATACCAAAACAGGAAATATTATGAGTCGAATTACAAATGACCTCATGGATATTGGTGAGCTTGCGCATCATGGACCGGAAGATTTATTTATTTCCATCATGACCTTTGTAGGGGCCTTTTGGATTATGTTCACCGTAAATGTAAAGCTCGCGTTGGTTGCGTTGGTTATTTTCCCGTTTTTAGGATGGCTTATGGTTATAAGTAATTTAAAGATGAATAAAGCCTGGAAGAAAATGTACGGTGAAATTGCTGATGTAAACTCACGAGTAGAAGATAGTGTTTCTGGTGTTCGAGTTGTGCAATCTTTCACAAATGAAAAATTCGAAAATGAACGTTTCTCTGTAAATAATTTAAAATTCCGTAAAGCTAAGCTTGGTGGGTATAAAGTAATGTCCTTTAGTTTATCAGGAATTTATATGATGACAAGATTTGTTACATTGGCTGTTCTCGTAGTAGGTGCATGGTTAAGTTACACAGGACAATTAACATATGGTGAGCTTGTTGGATTTGTGTTGTATGTGAATGTCCTGTTTAAACCAATCGACAAAATCAGTGCCTTAATGGAATTGTATCCAAAAGGAATGGCTGGATTTAAACGTTTTACAGAGTTGCTTGACATGGACCCTGATGTACAGGATGTAAATGACGCAGTTGAAGTAAAATCATTACGAGGGGATATAGCGTTCAATGAGGTTTCCTTTGGTTACGATCAACATAAACGCGTATTAAATAATATCAATCTATCCATTTCAGCTGGAGAAACCGTTGCATTTGTTGGTCCATCAGGAGCAGGGAAAACGACAATTTGTTCATTAATTCCACGATTTTATGATGTAGAATCTGGAGAAATAAAAATTGATGGCATTGATATACGGAATATGACAAAGCATTCTCTGCGTTCACAGATTGGAATTGTGCAACAAGATGTGTTTTTGTTTACAGGTACCTTAAGAGAAAATATCGCTTATGGAAAACTTAATGCTACTCAAGCGGAAATTGAAGAAGCAGCAAAGCGTGCTCATCTAGAAAGCTTCATCGAATCACTACCGTTTGGCTACGATACTCAAATTGGTGAAAGAGGCTTAAAGTTATCAGGTGGACAAAAACAAAGAATTGCCATTGCAAGAATGTTCTTGAAAAATCCACCTATCTTAATATTGGATGAAGCAACGTCAGCATTAGATACCGAAACAGAGCTTATCATTCAAAAAGCACTAACAGAGCTATCAAAAAACAGAACAACTCTTGTTATTGCTCACCGTCTTGCTACAATTCGAAACGCAGATCGTATTGTTGTTGTAACTGAGGACGGAATAGCGGAACAAGGGAAACATGATGAACTGATCGAACAAGGCGGGATTTTTGCTAATCTTCATCGTGTTCAATTTCAGAGATAAGATGGGACATTTATTGTTCCATCTTTTTTACTAATTTTTTTGAAGAAATGGTTGCGATTACAGTTCAAATATACCAAGGGAAGGTGCACTTTTTCTTGTTTTTTTCAATTATTCGACTTCTTGAAAATGGATTGACATGGGATACTAACTTCTGTATTTTATTTAAGTATGTTTTTTTAGGAGGAAGTTATGAATAGTCATAATACACAACAAGTTAAAATTACAACAGCAGATCCCTCGGCGTTAGGTTTATTTGGACTAGCAATGGTAACGCTCGTTGCTTCTTCACAAAAGTTAGGGTTAACAGATGGAGTTTCATTTATTTTACCATGGGCATTTTTCTTAGGTGGACTAGCTCAATTATTCGCATGTGTTCAAGATGCTAAACATAACAACATCTTTGGAACAACTGCATTTGGAGCTTTTGGTCTATTCTGGTTCAGTGTTGGAATGTCTTGGTTGATTCAATTAGGAGCATTTGGTGAAGAACTAGCAGCAAATGCTGATCCAAAGCAGTTAGGTGTCGCATTCATTGGCTACCTGATTTTTAGCGTTTATATGACAATAGGTGCAATGGAAACTCATAAGGTATTATTTTTCATTTTTGTTTTCATCGATTTCTTGTTCATCGGCTTATCTTTAAGCACGCTTGGTGTGATGCCTGAGGCAACACATATGCTTGCCGCAGTTTCAGAATTAATCATCGCCTTGCTATCTTTTTACGGATCTGCAGCTGTTGTTTTAAATACACATTTTGGCCAAGTTGTCTTACCAATTGGGAAGCCGTTTGGTTTATTTAAAAAGTAAAAGAAATGGAGGCTAACATTTGTTAGTCTCCATTTTATTTGTCGTATATTGTAGAATGGTTAATAAGTTAGGTGAAATCGGAGATAAACTCCTCAAAATCGAAGATAAGTCACCAGAAATCGGAGATAAACCCCCAAGAATCGAAGTTAAATCTTAGAAATAAAGGTT
This Metabacillus endolithicus DNA region includes the following protein-coding sequences:
- a CDS encoding ABC transporter ATP-binding protein → MLRRFYSYYIPHKKLFIIDFSSAIIVALLELAFPLAVQWFIDSLLPSENWSAIVSVSIALLVLYIISTFLQYIVNYWGHMLGINIETDMRKQLFQHVQKQSFKFFDNTKTGNIMSRITNDLMDIGELAHHGPEDLFISIMTFVGAFWIMFTVNVKLALVALVIFPFLGWLMVISNLKMNKAWKKMYGEIADVNSRVEDSVSGVRVVQSFTNEKFENERFSVNNLKFRKAKLGGYKVMSFSLSGIYMMTRFVTLAVLVVGAWLSYTGQLTYGELVGFVLYVNVLFKPIDKISALMELYPKGMAGFKRFTELLDMDPDVQDVNDAVEVKSLRGDIAFNEVSFGYDQHKRVLNNINLSISAGETVAFVGPSGAGKTTICSLIPRFYDVESGEIKIDGIDIRNMTKHSLRSQIGIVQQDVFLFTGTLRENIAYGKLNATQAEIEEAAKRAHLESFIESLPFGYDTQIGERGLKLSGGQKQRIAIARMFLKNPPILILDEATSALDTETELIIQKALTELSKNRTTLVIAHRLATIRNADRIVVVTEDGIAEQGKHDELIEQGGIFANLHRVQFQR
- a CDS encoding acetate uptake transporter; amino-acid sequence: MNSHNTQQVKITTADPSALGLFGLAMVTLVASSQKLGLTDGVSFILPWAFFLGGLAQLFACVQDAKHNNIFGTTAFGAFGLFWFSVGMSWLIQLGAFGEELAANADPKQLGVAFIGYLIFSVYMTIGAMETHKVLFFIFVFIDFLFIGLSLSTLGVMPEATHMLAAVSELIIALLSFYGSAAVVLNTHFGQVVLPIGKPFGLFKK